A section of the Brassica napus cultivar Da-Ae unplaced genomic scaffold, Da-Ae ScsIHWf_2058;HRSCAF=2709, whole genome shotgun sequence genome encodes:
- the LOC125599906 gene encoding 40S ribosomal protein S14-2-like → MSRRKTREPKEETVTLGPAVRDGEQVFGVVHIFASFNDTFIHVTDLSGRETLVRITGGMKVKADRDESSPYAAMLAAQDVAQRCKELGITAMHVKLRATGGNKTKTPGPGAQSALRALARSGMKIGRIEDVTPIPTDSTRRKGGRRGRGSEFSMAIYLISCVSFHNNVFFFEFCERVSD, encoded by the exons ATG TCGAGGAGAAAGACAAGAGAGCCGAAGGAAGAGACAGTGACACTTGGACCAGCTGTTCGTGATGGAGAGCAAGTCTTCGGTGTTGTTCACATCTTCGCTTCCTTCAACGACACTTTCATt CACGTTACTGATTTGTCTGGACGTGAAACCCTTGTCCGTATCACTG gtGGAATGAAGGTGAAAGCTGACAGGGATGAGTCATCGCCTTACGCAGCTATGCTTGCTGCGCAAGACGTTGCTCAGCGATGCAAGGAGCTTGGAATCACCGCTATGCACGTGAAGCTCCGTGCTACGGGTGGAAACAAGACCAAGACACCTGGTCCCGGTGCTCAGTCCGCTCTTAGAGCTCTTGCCCGTTCCGGCATGAAAATTGGCCGCATTG aGGATGTTACTCCGATCCCAACAGACAGTACCCGCCGAAAGGGTGGTAGAAGAGGAAGAGGCTCTGAGTTTTCTATGGCTATTTATTTAATCTCATGCGTTTCATTTcataacaatgtttttttttttgagttttgtgaACGAGTTTCGGATTGA
- the LOC111215559 gene encoding peptidyl-prolyl cis-trans isomerase CYP18-2 — MTARPEGSPPEVTLETSMGPFTVEMYYKHSPRTCRNFVELSRRGYYDNVLFHRIIKDFIVQGGDPTGTGRGGQSIYGSKFEDEIKPELKHTGAGILSMANAGPNTNGSQFFITLAPAPSLDGKHTIFGRVCRGMEVIKRLGSVQTDNTDRPIHEVKILRTKVVD, encoded by the exons ATGACGGCGAGACCTGAAGGAAGCCCCCCGGAGGTTACACTGGAGACCTCCATGGGTCCGTTCACCGTCgag ATGTATTACAAACACTCCCCGAGAACTTGCCGTAACTTCGTGGAGCTATCACGGAGAGGTTACTATGACAACGTTCTCTTTCACAGGATCATCAAG gATTTCATTGTGCAAGGTGGAGATCCTACTGGAACTGGAAGAGGTGGCCAATCCATTTATGG TTCCAAGTTTGAGGACGAGATAAAGCCTGAGTTGAAGCACACAGGAGCTGGGATTTTGTCAATGGCAAACGCTGGTCCCAACACCAACGGGAGTCAGTTCTTCATCACTTTAGCACCAGCACCCTCCTTGGATG GAAAGCACACGATATTTGGCAGAGTCTGTCGTGGTATGGAGGTGATCAAGAGGCTCGGTAGTGTCCAAACCGATAACACCGACAGGCCAATCCATGAAGTGAAGATTCTGAGGACCAAAGTGGTTGATTAG